In Thermosulfurimonas sp. F29, the sequence TTCCGGAAAAGAACCTGAAGGATCTCGAAGACATTCCCCCTGAACTCCGGCGTAAAATCGAATTCATCCCGGTAAAACACCTGGACGAGGTGCTGGAGCTGAGTCTTCTCAGGAAGAAAAGACCGAGTCGAGTCAGAACCACCCGCAAGAAATCATAAGACCTGGCCCCTGCCCCTTTTCCGTCCGGGAGGCCTAATTGCCTCACGAGAAAATCTATTTGAAATGGGATTCCCGGGATGGCCGGATGCTCCGGTACCCTCTCGTACGGCGTCTTCGGCTCCTCGTAAATCTTCTTAACCTTGCTCCCTATACGCCTCTTCTCAATCAGCTTCACCGAAGGCCGAAAGACCTCCAGAACCTCCAGGGCTCCCTCTGTATCATACCGAAAATAGCCAAAAATATCTTCGGGCTACCGTCCGGTGCTTCTCCCACCCGACAATCCTGAGACCACTTGAGAAGATTATGGCGGTTGGGGATCGGCCACGAGGTCAAACTCCTTATCGGGCATAATTCTCCTCCCCTGGAGGATGCTTTGGGGAGGAGGTTAAAGGTTTTCGAGCAAATTTTTAAATGAGGCAATTCGCTATCTTGACAATTTATGGAGAAAAAGTTAGTCTTGAATTTGCTCATGGGCCGGTAACTCAGCTGGCAGAGTACTGGCCTTTTAAGCCAGGAGTCGCAGGTTCGAATCCTGCCCGGCCCATGTGATGGAGATTTTATTTTTGATACCGTTTTTTACGCTCGGCTTCAAGCAGGGTTTCTTTTTCTCCGGAGAATTCCGCGCCGGAAAATACCAGTGTACCCTTTTGGGTTGCAGCCTCGAATATGGGCTCGGCCCATTTCCTCCATCCGAGATCCCGGAGAAGGTGGTGTTCCAGAATAAGGATGGAAATCCCCATGTCTCGCACCAGGGAGATCAGGTTGCGCCGGGACACACTCAGGGCTTCATGGCCGTAGCGTGGACCTAGGTAGGTGGATGGCCCGTCCACGAGAAGTACCTCTGGCCTCACTTTTTTTATAAAATCAAGAATTTCCGGGTGTACGGGCCCGGAAACATCCGAAGTGTGGAGAAAACTTTCTCCCCCTTCCTTTACGGCTACGGCCATCACACAGCCGAAACGGGTTTCCGGGCCATGCCAGAGAGGACCGGAAAGGTGTACCTCCACCCCGGGAAGCCTGAGTCTTCGGCCCTCAGCCACCTCCCATTGCACCCCGGCCATGCTGAGACGCTTCACGAATTCCGCCGCCCGACGGGCCTGGCTGCGATTTATGTTCCTTACCGGGTCCTTGATGAGTACCCTTTTTCCCCGCAGATCTTCCGCCCAGTCCGGGGTATAATGGTCAAAGTGATAATGGGTAATAATTACCGTATCGGCAAGAGAAAGCCTTTTGCGGATGCGCTCCCGAAGCGTATGAAGCCGTCTCCATTCCATCTGATCTGGAGGAAGTCCGTACCTACGCGGTCCCAGAGCTGCTCCGGGATCTATCAGAAGACGCGTCTCCCTGCACTCCACCTCCACGCACATGGAGCGTACCCCCAGACTTTCGGCAGCAAGCACCCTGATGCGCATATCCTAAACCCTAATCGGCGATCGAGTTTTCTGGAAGTATGGGTTCTGTTCCTGTTTTTTGTGCTCCTCCTTACCGGCCCGGTTCGGGGGGAGGGGAGGGAAGCTTTCGGGCTAAGGCTTCTCTGGGACTACCCGCTGGGAGAGGCCGGCTTTTATGTTCGTGCCGGCCACTCTCCGGATGCCCATCTGGCCTTTTCTCCGGATGGTAGACTGCTGGCTCTGGGGACATTCGACGGCCGGCTCCTTCTCTTTGACACGCGGAACGGAAAGGTTCTCCTCCGTCGAAAAATTCCGGAGGCCATGGTGAAACGTGTGGCCTTTTCCTCTGAAGGTCGCATGCTTTACTACGGTCTTCAGGGACCTGAGGGACGCATCTGTGCCCTGGCGCTTTCCGGGAAAAAGACCTTCTGGTGTCGCTCCACCGCCGGAGACCTTCTTCGAGGACAACCGCCGGCTCCGGGAGATATTTACGGGATATATCGCCTCCCGGGAATTTATCGTCTCAAGGTACTTCCGGACGGAAGTCTTCTGGTGCTTGCACTCCATTCCTGGTATGATCGAAAGGTTCGTGCCTGGCGCAGGCGTTCGCGGCTTTATCATCTGAGTCCTCAGGGGGAACTTTTATGGGCCTATCCCCCCAGAGGACCGGCTCCGGTAACTCTTATCTATGCCGATAGCAGTCTTTCGGGTGAGACGGTGGCCGTGGTTTCCCTGCTTCCCTCAGAAGCCCCCGAGGACAAGGATCTGGAGGGGCCACCTCCTCAGAGTCTGATAATTCTTTCCGGAAGGGACGGCAGGGAACTATGGCGCTATTCCCTCAAACCTCTCAGACCATATTTTGACCGGGTTGCGGCTTGGGAATCGGTGGCGGTATCTGCCGGGGGGCGTTTCGTAGCCCTGGGACTTTCGGACGGAAGGCTTTTCATTTTCGATCTCGCCGAAAAGAGAATTCGCCTTGTGTCTCTGGCCACTCCCATCATTCTGGGTGGGCTACCGGTGGCGGCTACGGTGGGATATGGACTTTTTGGTCCTGAGGGGGACCTTTATGTGGTGACCGGGGAGAGCACTTTGCCTTATGGAATGCCCCTTTCCGTGGATCGGCCAGCCGGACCGCATCCTGCGGCCCGTACCCTGTGGGCCATTGACCCCGCAACCGGAAGGATAATATGGCGTTTTATTTCCCCGTTAAGGCTTCAGGGCCTGGCGATCTCCCGGAATGGCCGAACTCTGGCCGTGGCTACCGGGGCTTTTCGCCGGGCCGGAGTCCGGATTCATCAGTTCGGAGTGCTGGTTTTCGATCTGCACCGCTCGGGCGGAGGGCTTGAAAGGCTTTCTGGATACTTCCCTACTTCAGGAAATTGCTTTTTTCACCTGGCCGTATCCCCGGACGGAAACCTTGTGGCCGCGGTGGAGACTCCCTGGCGTGATGATAAGGATCGCCTTCGGGGAAGTTATCGAGTTATTATGCTAAGAATTACTAAATAAAAAAATGGCGTCCCCGCCGGGATTTGAACCCGGGTTGCCGGCGTGAAAGGCCGGTGTCCTGGACCTGGCTAGACGACGGGGACGCTACCTTCTAAAGATAGAAATAAAAAATTCCCTTCCTCCCTTTGCAACTTCA encodes:
- a CDS encoding PQQ-binding-like beta-propeller repeat protein, with amino-acid sequence MLLLTGPVRGEGREAFGLRLLWDYPLGEAGFYVRAGHSPDAHLAFSPDGRLLALGTFDGRLLLFDTRNGKVLLRRKIPEAMVKRVAFSSEGRMLYYGLQGPEGRICALALSGKKTFWCRSTAGDLLRGQPPAPGDIYGIYRLPGIYRLKVLPDGSLLVLALHSWYDRKVRAWRRRSRLYHLSPQGELLWAYPPRGPAPVTLIYADSSLSGETVAVVSLLPSEAPEDKDLEGPPPQSLIILSGRDGRELWRYSLKPLRPYFDRVAAWESVAVSAGGRFVALGLSDGRLFIFDLAEKRIRLVSLATPIILGGLPVAATVGYGLFGPEGDLYVVTGESTLPYGMPLSVDRPAGPHPAARTLWAIDPATGRIIWRFISPLRLQGLAISRNGRTLAVATGAFRRAGVRIHQFGVLVFDLHRSGGGLERLSGYFPTSGNCFFHLAVSPDGNLVAAVETPWRDDKDRLRGSYRVIMLRITK
- a CDS encoding MBL fold metallo-hydrolase produces the protein MRIRVLAAESLGVRSMCVEVECRETRLLIDPGAALGPRRYGLPPDQMEWRRLHTLRERIRKRLSLADTVIITHYHFDHYTPDWAEDLRGKRVLIKDPVRNINRSQARRAAEFVKRLSMAGVQWEVAEGRRLRLPGVEVHLSGPLWHGPETRFGCVMAVAVKEGGESFLHTSDVSGPVHPEILDFIKKVRPEVLLVDGPSTYLGPRYGHEALSVSRRNLISLVRDMGISILILEHHLLRDLGWRKWAEPIFEAATQKGTLVFSGAEFSGEKETLLEAERKKRYQK